One genomic segment of Pagrus major chromosome 13, Pma_NU_1.0 includes these proteins:
- the ruvbl2 gene encoding ruvB-like 2, whose protein sequence is MATTKVPEVRDITRIERIGAHSHIRGLGLDDALEPRQVSQGMVGQLASRRAAGVILEMIKDGHIAGRAVLIAGQPGTGKTAIAMGIAQSLGPDTPFTALAGSEIFSLEMSKTEALSQAFRKAIGVRIKEETEIIEGEVVEIQIDRPATGTGAKVGKLTLKTTEMETVYDLGNKMIDSLSKEKVQAGDVITIDKATGKISKLGRSFTRARDYDAMGAQTQFVQCPEGELQKRKEVVHTVSLHEIDVINSRTQGFLALFSGDTGEIKSEVREQINAKVCEWREEGKAEIIPGVLFIDEVHMLDMECFSFLNRALESDLSPVLIMATNRGITRIRGTNYQSPHGIPIDLLDRLLIIATSPYTEKETRQILKIRCEEEDVELSEEAHTVLTRIGMETSLRYAIQLISTAGLVCRKRKGTEVQVEDIKRVYSLFLDEARSSQYMKEYQDSFLFNETQTGQMDTS, encoded by the exons ATGGCGACTACAAAGGTTCCAGAGGTTCGTGACATCACACGGATCGAGAGAATTG GAGCACACTCTCACATTCGTGGCCTTGGTTTGGATGATGCATTGGAACCGAGACAG GTGTCTCAGGGGATGGTTGGCCAGCTGGCCTCCCGTCGGGCAGCAGGGGTCATTCTGGAGATGATCAAAGATGGCCACATCGCTGGCAGAGCAGTGCTGATCGCTGGCCAACCTGGCACAGGAAAGACTGCCATCGCTATGG GCATCGCCCAGTCTCTTGGCCCTGATACACCCTTCACAGCGCTGGCCGGTAGTGAGATCTTCTCCCTGGAGATGAGCAAGACCGAGGCACTGAGCCAAGCTTTTAGAAAAGCCATCGGAGTGAGGATCAA agaagagacagagatcATTGAAGGAGAGGTGGTAGAAATCCAGATTGATAGACCAGCCACTGGAACG GGTGCAAAGGTGGGCAAGTTGACTCTAAAGACCACTGAGATGGAGACGGTATATGACTTGGGCAACAAGATGATTGACAGTCTCAGTAAAGAAAAGGTTCAAGCAGG AGATGTTATCACCATTGACAAAGCCACTGGAAAGATCAGCAAGTTGGGTCGCTCCTTCACCAGAGCCAGAGACTATGATGCCATGGGAGCTCAG ACTCAGTTTGTGCAGTGTCCAGAGGGAGAGCtgcagaaaaggaaagaagTGGTCCACACGGTGTCCCTCCACGAGATTGACGTCATCAACAGCCGCACACAAGGCTTCCTTGCTCTCTTCTCCGGCGACACCGGAGAGATCAAGTCTGAAGTCCGCGAGCAGATTAATGCCAAAGTGTGTGAGTGGAGGGAAGAAGGCAAGGCCGAGATCATTCCTGGG GTGTTATTTATTGACGAGGTCCATATGCTGGACATGGAGTGCTTTTCCTTCCTGAACCGAGCCCTGGAGAGTGACTTGTCCCCAGTTCTCATCATGGCCACCAACAGAGGCATCACTCG AATCCGTGGCACAAACTATCAGAGCCCTCATGGCATCCCCATCGACCTGCTCGACCGCCTGCTCATTATCGCCACCTCCCCTTACACCGAAAAAGAGACGAGGCAGATCCTCAAGATCAG gtgtgaggaggaggatgtggagcTGAGCGAGGAGGCTCACACCGTCCTGACTCGCATCGGCATGGAGACATCGCTGCGCTACGCCATCCAGCTGATCAGCACTGCTGGACTGGTGTGTCGCAAACGCAAG GGGACAGAAGTCCAGGTGGAGGACATCAAAAGGGTTTACTCACTGTTCCTGGATGAGGCCAGATCCTCTCAATACATGAAGGAGTATCAGGATTCCTTCCTCTTTAACGAAACAC AAACGGGTCAGATGGACACCTCTTAA